A stretch of the Haloplanus aerogenes genome encodes the following:
- a CDS encoding CPBP family intramembrane glutamic endopeptidase, whose product MGVDLRRWWFDRQRLRGDLLWGVAGIVLVLAATLGGTLALTALFPGLAPVGEVGADPSPTVAADAASGLAVNLLLGWFFGFAIAAFQEETLFRGFLQNLLQERYGRLVAIVGQAGVFALAHFGYYPVSAWPLLLVVFLVGIVTGWLVDRRGTLLPAGIAHGFVG is encoded by the coding sequence GTGGGCGTCGACCTCCGGCGGTGGTGGTTCGACCGGCAGCGACTCCGCGGCGACCTCCTCTGGGGCGTCGCCGGTATCGTCCTCGTGCTCGCCGCCACCCTCGGAGGCACGCTCGCCCTCACTGCGCTTTTCCCCGGACTCGCTCCGGTTGGGGAGGTCGGTGCCGACCCCTCTCCGACCGTCGCGGCGGACGCAGCGAGCGGCCTCGCAGTGAACCTGCTGCTCGGGTGGTTCTTCGGGTTCGCCATCGCCGCCTTCCAGGAGGAGACGCTGTTCCGTGGGTTTCTCCAGAATCTCCTCCAGGAGCGATACGGGCGTCTCGTCGCGATCGTCGGACAAGCGGGTGTCTTCGCGCTCGCTCATTTCGGGTATTACCCCGTCTCAGCGTGGCCACTACTCCTCGTCGTGTTCCTCGTCGGCATCGTCACTGGATGGCTCGTCGACAGGCGCGGGACGCTCCTCCCTGCGGGCATCGCTCACGGATTCGTCGGGTGA
- a CDS encoding IS6 family transposase: protein MAESERLSKCIEWIDLSFVERDRTPEWAIQVGIRCHLADMSTRDASQFLDELGVQRSHVAVHNWVHKAELQPVSTVSADQLAVDEKVIRINGDDYWLYGAVDPQTNEILHFRLFPATTKQTTRWFLTELHRRYRLDGVEFLVDDADYLVNVLDEDGYRFQMISHGNRNAIERVFWEIERRTSSFATSFSHVEPQTAESWLKALAVRHNSRQS from the coding sequence ATGGCAGAATCCGAACGCCTCAGCAAGTGTATCGAGTGGATCGACTTGTCGTTTGTGGAGCGAGATCGGACTCCCGAGTGGGCGATTCAAGTGGGCATCCGGTGTCATCTCGCAGATATGTCAACTAGGGATGCCAGTCAGTTTCTCGATGAGTTGGGAGTCCAACGCAGTCACGTCGCGGTTCACAACTGGGTTCACAAGGCCGAGCTACAGCCGGTTTCGACGGTGAGTGCGGATCAGCTTGCGGTCGACGAGAAAGTGATCCGCATCAACGGCGACGACTACTGGCTGTACGGTGCCGTCGATCCCCAAACGAACGAAATCCTCCATTTCAGGCTGTTTCCAGCGACAACGAAACAGACGACGCGATGGTTTCTGACCGAACTTCATCGACGATATCGGCTAGATGGCGTCGAATTTCTCGTCGATGACGCCGATTACTTGGTGAACGTCCTCGACGAAGACGGGTACCGATTCCAGATGATTTCACACGGGAATCGGAATGCCATCGAACGTGTCTTTTGGGAGATAGAACGACGAACCTCATCGTTCGCAACTAGTTTCAGCCATGTCGAACCGCAGACAGCAGAATCGTGGCTCAAAGCCCTCGCCGTCCGGCACAACTCACGCCAAAGTTAA